The DNA sequence AGTGACGACCTTCAGCAATTATCTCCCCGGTTGCTTTGTTCCTCATGAGTATAATGGTTGCAAAATAGCCGCCTTTTTGTCCCAGAACCTTTGACGTAATCTCTAGCTCATCCTGCAATTCAAGTTGGAAATTCATCACTGTCCAACATGTGTGAAATCGAATTCAAAGGGCAATCCCGGTGTTACAACCAATACGAAACCAGTTTCCAAAAGTTACGGAATCAGTTGACCCAGTAATGCAGCTGTATTAGGCTATGCTTACTCGAGTTTTCGGTTTACTACTTCATCTATATGCCAAATAACAGCCCTAGTAGTGCGGATGGAGCACGAGGTTCCCTTTGAATAGGTGGTGCGTGCTGGTTGATCATTCCAAACTCGTTAACAGGCAAGCCACAGCTACCAAACCACGTCTAGACAATGCAGGACTATCTGATAgccaaaacaaagaaaggacAATAAAAGAAACGATCTTTGACAACGTCATAAACATGAAACCACCTCTTGTCGCACAAAATCATCCTCCTCCTCAACAAACTGTAATCTTTAACTAtcgggccaaaaaaaaaaaaatctatcagGCCATCTATAAAAGATGGAACTTCGGGAGAAGGCCTGAACAACTGCTTGGGGCGATCAGAGCCACCCTAAACACGGTATAGCCCGAACAATATCAGGCCAGAGCAGAAAAGGACCGTGCATAGATGATTAGCTAAGCCGACCGCTTGAAAAGCACCAATAGTCaatcaaaaattgaaagtaAATATGCAACGAGTAGGCACTTTTGTCATGCAGCAGCAGTGAATGGCTAGACAACCTCAGTTAATTCCATCAGATACGTCGGGCCTGAAGATACGCAAACAAGATACACGACCGCGTAGCAATTCCACGTTCAGAGAGTAAGGAGCATATGTTCACTTTCAGAGCATCTACTAAGGTTCagaggatcgagtcaaaggctTGCTCACATTGACCTTGGCCGTGGAGAGGTACGAGATCGACATGTTAACCGATACACTGATAGGAATCCCCTCGACGTGGATCACTGCGTATCCAATTTCATCGACCATGTTCGCGATCGCACCTTGAGCCAAGTTCCCATTCCTATCCTGTCGCAAATTAACCTCAAAACACGAATTACAACGAAAACAAACGTGTAGGGTGATCATGTGATCATAAATACTATAATAGTCACCAAAAAGCACAgaagatttgtggggagaaAGCCAAAACGAGGTATAATTTCAGAGAATCGGGACAGGGGAGCGAGGGTTCGAGGGACTCACGGCGAGGCGAGGGGGGACCCTGAAGGAGCAGACGACAAGTCCCGGTTCGACTCGGTCCACTCGGAGGCCCCTCAGAGAGAAGTTTTCGTAGAAGCTGGGGTAGTCGCCGGCGCGGCGAGGAGGGACGGCGAGGCGCGCCACCACCTCCGACGCCTCGTCGCTGACGCTGAGGAATTGCTTCGCCTTCTCCATCGATGGTGGGCTCAGTCGTGGGAAGAAACTACAGTCGAGCTAGATGCAAATGCGAGGACGGGCTCAGTGGGCCCCGAGAAACGCTACGGATTCGGAATTGGGCCATGAGACACTAGACTCGGTACCTTATATTCTAAAAACTCCATTGCCTCGCGTTAGAACAATACGGTAGAAAGTTGTTTATTGTCGATTGTAATATGTATTttagttaatttatttttttctcatcttctaaaattttccaatttttacaGAAGTTAAGGGCAAAAAAGATATTCCCTTGTCAAGATTAAGATGAAAATATGCTTTTTACCTCTTAAAAGTCACGTACATTACAATGCTAAAGGTGAAGATAAGAAAGAGTTAAGACCCATTACGAAATGAAAGTTCAAGTTTTCATTTGATAGTTGAAAGTTCGGGAGCATGAGAGTGAAAATGATTCAAGAGCgttttgtgtaatttctttaccttttttgtATAACTTTTCGGGTTGGGATGGGACAAACTTTCTTACTAAATGCCCTCGCCCAATCCAACACAAAAATCGTTGGACTCTTGTGGCTCGAGTTGGTTCAACAACCCTGTGAATCACTAAGGCCATGATTAGACGAGCCCATCTTGATTGGTCATCTAGTTGAACAGAGCGCGGTCATCTAGTCAAACTAAGCTACTCACAAGTAGCTCGACAtgattattttggaaaattttcaaatgagggtTTGACGtgccatcatttttttaaataagggcttgaagtaatCTCATTTTCAAACAATGGACTAAAGagccatcattttcttaaataaaagcaCGAAACATATATCGTTTCTAATAGGGCCCTAAAGTGGCCATATTAGTCTAAACAAAGAGCTCAACTCACAAGTTGATTATGGATATTTCCGTTATTTAcatttattatcatttttctttgtttttcctttttctatttggtaaaaataaaaaaaactaaaagttaaaaaaaagatgCTCTAACCACCGGGGTCATCGAACCTAGGTGAGGGTTGccaaccctcacccaaatctaggaGAGGGTCTTGGCTCTGGCGACGAGCGGCGACCATAGGCGAGAGGGATGCCTTCCCGcttgtattttcctttttcgttttaacttttagttttctttttaatttttaatttaatttaattatattgtattttgacaaaaatatcaTTGACCAaccataattgaaaattttcttgatttttttcagTCCTATCTCGAACCAACTAGTGGTAGGATAGTGTAGGCTTCAAGCAAGTAAGTTAGCAACTTAGGGtacgcatggcaacacttttgcttttgatcagaagttgatttatgaTAAGAAAAAAAGCGTTTGATAACAAGACAAAGTTTCTGCTTTTTGGAACAAATtttcgtttgataacggttgaaaatttctacttatgaAACATTATTACcacaaaattttctatgaaaaattatcgaacataacctaaaatgcatgttattcgagAAACATGAAATGCAAATACATATGAATTTACaaataatttgtcatttaattatttatgcaaattgggACAAAATTTATGAGGAAAATTGTATTAATGAATACGATGGCCGAGTTCATATATCATGCTAAAAGGATAGGTAGTTCTTATGCTATCTCGCTTGTGCCTAGAggcgtcaaatgggtgggttgaGATTAATATGGTCCGGCTCATTTAATcctttttgacccattttcatatagtacaaatttaacgatCCATACCTAATTTGTAttacttaaatatttttatattttaatcaaatgatataatatttatttcttataatttattaagaaaaaatttattgct is a window from the Rhodamnia argentea isolate NSW1041297 chromosome 8, ASM2092103v1, whole genome shotgun sequence genome containing:
- the LOC115736624 gene encoding acyl-coenzyme A thioesterase 13 isoform X2 → MEKAKQFLSVSDEASEVVARLAVPPRRAGDYPSFYENFSLRGLRVDRVEPGLVVCSFRDRNGNLAQGAIANMVDEIGYAVIHVEGIPISVSVNMSISYLSTAKVNDELEITSKVLGQKGGYFATIILMRNKATGEIIAEGRHSLFNAHASKM
- the LOC115736624 gene encoding acyl-coenzyme A thioesterase 13 isoform X1 is translated as MEKAKQFLSVSDEASEVVARLAVPPRRAGDYPSFYENFSLRGLRVDRVEPGLVVCSFRVPPRLADRNGNLAQGAIANMVDEIGYAVIHVEGIPISVSVNMSISYLSTAKVNDELEITSKVLGQKGGYFATIILMRNKATGEIIAEGRHSLFNAHASKM